The window GGCCAAGACATCGAAGATCTCGTTTTCGCTGTACTGCTTGTGTTTCATGACCCCTCCCTGGAGACAATCTTGTCTCATTCGGAGTGGGCCGACCAATTGGGGTCACGTCACACCGACCTGACGAAACAGCAACTGATCCGCTCGCCGGGCTTTGAGGTCCTGCATCCTACGGGCACGTTGCGGGTGGATACCTTCCGCGTCGTATTGAAACGGACGGGTTGGCACGTCACTCATCAGCCGAGACGCTGGATCGGCATGGGTGAAGCGGACCCGTTCACCCTGCGTAAGAAGTCACTGGAACTGAATTTCATCTGTGATCAGCGGTATCACCGCTTCGTCCGGTACCGCTGGCTGGCGGAAGGACCGTCGCCCGATCTGGAGGGTGCGACCTGGGCCGACCTCGACCGTCGGGGGCGGCTGCTGATCGCCCGCGCCGGACGCGTGTTCATCTGGCGCGGGGGGCAGGAGGCGGAACTGGCGGACCTGAACGCCGACCAGCCGCCCCGCCCGGCTCAGCCTGCGTAGGGGTTGGGGCGCGCGGCCTCCTGCGCGAGCCACTGCGCCCAGGTGCGGCCCACGCCGCTCAGGTCGGGTCGGGTGAGGGGCGTGAAGCGCCGCGCGGCGGGAATGGGCAGGACGCGGGTGCGTGCGCCGGTCGCGTCGGCCCAGGTGCGGGCCAGTTCCGGCAGTGGGATGACCTGCGGGCCGACGATGTCCGGCGCGCGGCCCTGCGGGGCACCCAGCGCGACCTGGGCGATCTGCGCGGCGGCGGCGTGGACATCCACCGGCTGAAGGGGCAGGCCCGGCAGGGGCAGCAGCGGCGCGCGGGTCAGGCGCGACAGCATGAACGCCACGAATTCATGGAACTGCGTGGCGCGCACCACCGTGCACGGCACGCCGCCCGCCGCGACCAGCGCCTCGGTCTGGGTCTTGGCGCGGTAGTACGGGAACGCCCGCACCTGATCACAGCCCACGATGCTGACGTACACGACGTGCCGCACGCCCGCCTCCCGCGCCGCCGCGAGGAGCACGCCGGTCATCTCGACGTCCGCCTGGGGCCGCGACGGCTGGCTGGCCGCGTGAATGACGGTGTCCACGCCGCGCAGCGCGTCCGCGAGGCCCGCGCCGGAGTGCAGGTCACCCTGCCGAAACGCGGGGCGTGGGTCGGCGTGGCGTGACAGGACGCGCACGTCCGCGCGGCCCTCCAGGGCGGGCAGCAGGGCTCGGCCCAGTACGCCGGTCCCTCCGGTCAGGAGCATGGTCTTCATGGGGTGGCCTCCAGCAAGGCGGGAAGGGGAGAGGGGGGGAAACTGCTGCCCTCAGCAGACGTCATAGCGCGTGGCGGATTGTCCCCCGCCGGGTGTCTGATTGCCCCCACAGTCCTGGGGCAGGAGGGTGCTACGTTCAGGGTGGCCCGCTTCCGGGCGGGCCGACTTCCTTCGGGGTGGAGTGGAATTCCCTACCGGCGGTGATGGCGTGAGCCTCAGCCCGCGAAGCCTGTGCAGATTGCACCACGCGCAGGCCCGATCCCGTGTAAATCGGGGGCCGACGGTGTTATGGCGCGCAGAGACGCTTTCGGCGTTTGCGCGGCCCATTCAGTCCGGATGAGAGAAGGAGGAACGTTGCCTGCCACCCCGGCAGGCGGCGACAGACCATGTATGAAGTGAATGCTCCACCCGCAGGGGTGGCGGCGGCACTGCCCGTAGACGAGCGGTTCATGACGCTCGCGCTTGAGCAGGCTGCCAGAGGACTGGGCCGCACTGCGCCGAATCCCCCCGTGGGCTGCGTGATCGTGCAAG of the Deinococcus sedimenti genome contains:
- a CDS encoding SDR family oxidoreductase; its protein translation is MKTMLLTGGTGVLGRALLPALEGRADVRVLSRHADPRPAFRQGDLHSGAGLADALRGVDTVIHAASQPSRPQADVEMTGVLLAAAREAGVRHVVYVSIVGCDQVRAFPYYRAKTQTEALVAAGGVPCTVVRATQFHEFVAFMLSRLTRAPLLPLPGLPLQPVDVHAAAAQIAQVALGAPQGRAPDIVGPQVIPLPELARTWADATGARTRVLPIPAARRFTPLTRPDLSGVGRTWAQWLAQEAARPNPYAG